Proteins encoded together in one Acipenser ruthenus chromosome 40, fAciRut3.2 maternal haplotype, whole genome shotgun sequence window:
- the LOC117967137 gene encoding urokinase plasminogen activator surface receptor-like: MLKMRRLLLALCTVCALLPAVSTLRCHSCTTTGPCTETPNTCTSGEQQCLTSTTKEISGDFSTMVHRKSCTSPTNCLTPVSINYGFTRSTINAKCCNTDLCNTETMPAYEDATPSGLECYGCETMDCSNYITTKCLGNENRCTMIVAGTENGGQKILKGCVSKNVCDAVHEYKCCEGNLCNGAPMVGQNILLLLLPLLTFKLLF; the protein is encoded by the exons ATGCTGAAAATGAGACGACTGCTCCTGGCATTGTGCACGGTCTGTGCGCTGCTCCCTGCAG TTTCCACTCTGAGGTGTCACTCATGTACAACCACTGGACCTTGCACAGAAACACCCAATACCTGCACCAGCGGAGAGCAGCAGTGCCTGACCTCCACCACAAAAGAGATCTCAG GGGATTTCTCCACAATGGTCCACAGAAAGTCCTGCACATCACCTACAAACTGCCTTACACCAGTGTCCATAAACTATGGCTTCACAAGGTCAACTATCAATGCTAAATGTTGTAACACAGATTTGTGCAACACTGAAACGATGCcag CGTATGAGGACGCTACCCCGTCTGGTTTGGAGTGCTATGGCTGTGAAACAATGGACTGCTCCAATTACATCACTACAAAGTGCCTTGGCAATGAAAACCGTTGTACGATGATTGTAGCAG GTACTGAAAATGGAGGGCAGAAAATACTTAAGGGATGTGTTTCCAAGAATGTCTGTGATGCTGTACATGAATATAAGTGCTGTGAGGGCAATCTGTGTAACGGAGCCCCCATGGTCGGGCAGAatatcctgctgctgctgcttccactTCTAACTTTCAAGCTGCTGTTTTAA